The following proteins are encoded in a genomic region of Xanthocytophaga agilis:
- a CDS encoding HEPN domain-containing protein: MQSFRTELENPLVEKEIIDLEKKIALFREGKIHDEKFRSLRLVRGIYGQRQPGVQMIRIKLPFGKMTVKQMLRIADVSDEYATGNMHLTTRQDVQIHFVSLDKTPELWAKLAHDDITIREACGNTVRNVTASANAGIDPEEPFDVSPYADAMFRYFLRNSISQELGRKFKIAFSSSDKDTGFTFMHDIGLIPKVKIENGKEVRGFKVMLGGGLGAQPYLAFVAYEFLEEDKFIPFTEGVVRIFDRYGERNRRHKARLKFLIEELGFETFMELVAQEQKALKNKTFQVDTTTVGQPEPAPENNIPESAKSLDIVQVTATKKYKDWYATNVFEQKQKGFYGVQIKVHLGDIPTVIVRKLAPIVETYAADDVRVTVNQGLLLKYVRPEYLPYVFAALDEIGLAEPGFDSTADVTACPGTDTCNLAISSSTGISAELERVMNEEYPDLIHNQDIKIKISGCMNGCAQHSACQIGFHGSSVKKGAAVLPALQVMLGGGIEGNGIGSIGDKVIKVPSRRGPDVLRWLINDYEANAADGEYFNNYYRRQGKDYFYKLLKPLANLDNLSPLDYVDWGKTENFETAIGVGECAGVVIDLVSTLFYESEEKLAWAKEAFELQAYADSIYHSYAAMVSSAKAFLLTQNVNCNSQHGIMKDFDTHAVQTGTITLPTDFKTYILQINENEPSEAFATSYMQDAIRFHEQVVAARQRMIMQEA, from the coding sequence ATGCAAAGTTTCCGAACCGAACTGGAGAACCCGCTGGTTGAAAAAGAGATCATTGATCTGGAAAAAAAGATCGCGCTTTTTCGTGAAGGAAAAATCCACGATGAGAAGTTTCGTAGTCTACGATTGGTACGTGGTATATACGGCCAGCGTCAGCCCGGTGTACAGATGATCCGTATCAAATTGCCATTTGGTAAAATGACTGTCAAACAGATGTTACGGATTGCTGATGTATCTGATGAATATGCAACCGGAAATATGCACCTGACTACCCGTCAGGATGTACAGATTCACTTTGTAAGTCTGGACAAAACACCTGAATTATGGGCAAAGCTAGCACACGATGATATCACAATCCGTGAAGCTTGTGGTAATACGGTTCGTAATGTAACGGCTTCAGCCAATGCAGGTATTGATCCGGAAGAGCCATTTGATGTATCACCTTATGCAGACGCGATGTTCCGGTATTTCCTTCGGAATTCTATTAGTCAGGAACTAGGTCGTAAATTCAAAATAGCATTTTCAAGCAGCGATAAAGATACAGGCTTTACTTTCATGCACGATATCGGTCTGATTCCAAAAGTAAAGATCGAAAATGGCAAAGAAGTTCGCGGTTTTAAGGTAATGCTTGGCGGAGGATTAGGCGCACAGCCTTATCTGGCATTTGTGGCCTATGAGTTTTTGGAAGAAGATAAATTTATTCCTTTTACAGAAGGGGTAGTACGTATCTTTGACCGATATGGAGAGCGGAACCGCCGTCACAAAGCCCGCCTTAAGTTTTTGATTGAAGAACTGGGATTTGAAACCTTCATGGAACTGGTAGCTCAAGAACAAAAGGCACTGAAAAACAAAACTTTCCAGGTTGACACTACTACAGTAGGACAACCAGAGCCTGCGCCTGAAAACAATATTCCGGAAAGTGCTAAATCACTGGACATTGTACAGGTTACTGCCACGAAAAAATACAAAGACTGGTATGCAACCAACGTATTCGAGCAAAAGCAAAAGGGATTTTATGGTGTACAGATTAAAGTACATCTGGGGGATATTCCTACTGTGATAGTTCGCAAGCTGGCTCCTATTGTAGAGACATATGCAGCAGATGATGTTCGGGTAACTGTTAACCAAGGTTTACTCCTGAAATATGTACGTCCGGAATACCTGCCATATGTATTTGCAGCTCTGGACGAAATTGGCTTGGCAGAACCAGGATTTGATAGCACAGCTGATGTGACTGCATGTCCGGGAACGGATACCTGTAACCTGGCAATCTCCAGCAGTACAGGTATCAGTGCAGAACTGGAACGTGTAATGAACGAAGAGTATCCGGATCTGATTCACAACCAGGATATCAAAATCAAAATTAGTGGATGTATGAATGGTTGTGCGCAGCATAGTGCCTGTCAGATAGGCTTCCATGGAAGTTCTGTAAAGAAAGGTGCGGCGGTATTGCCAGCTCTTCAGGTGATGCTGGGTGGTGGTATAGAAGGAAATGGAATAGGAAGTATCGGTGACAAAGTGATCAAAGTTCCAAGTCGTCGTGGTCCGGATGTATTGCGCTGGTTAATCAATGACTACGAAGCCAATGCAGCGGATGGTGAATATTTCAACAACTACTACCGTCGTCAGGGCAAAGACTACTTCTATAAACTGCTGAAACCACTGGCGAATTTGGATAACCTGTCTCCACTGGATTATGTAGACTGGGGCAAAACAGAAAACTTTGAAACAGCAATTGGTGTAGGAGAGTGTGCAGGAGTGGTAATTGACCTGGTATCAACCTTATTCTATGAGTCTGAGGAGAAATTAGCCTGGGCTAAGGAAGCCTTCGAATTACAAGCTTACGCCGACAGCATCTACCATAGTTATGCCGCTATGGTTAGCTCTGCCAAAGCATTTCTGTTAACTCAGAATGTAAACTGTAACTCACAGCATGGCATTATGAAAGATTTTGATACACATGCTGTCCAGACAGGTACCATTACACTACCTACTGATTTTAAAACGTATATTCTGCAAATCAACGAAAATGAACCATCTGAAGCATTTGCCACAAGCTATATGCAGGATGCCATTCGTTTCCATGAGCAGGTTGTAGCTGCCCGTCAGCGTATGATCATGCAGGAAGCATAG
- a CDS encoding transglutaminase domain-containing protein: MIVFSWLPVKSTLLILSCCFCFSFNLKAQITDDKANDFAKADSMAALYPNHSLINLKELADKLTKPLDTDVDKFRAIFRWVCDNIESDYSFYVKNKAKREKLNDKPEELEQWNKQSNPYFFRRLLHDHKTICSGYAYLVKELCFQAGITCKIIDGYGRTVDANIGGTGIPNHSWNAVYLANQWYLCDATWSSGVIDSEQKQFISQFDEAYFLAPPALFVRNHYPLDTAWTLLKEKPTLHQFLNGPLIYKKLFSYNASPVYPETFTATATKGEKFSFRFNKGSGLEIKKVELQLVQGSRTISVYPKLYTDAEGLTTIDYVFTHKGTYVVHILFNGDYVVTYTVTVSSK, encoded by the coding sequence ATGATTGTTTTTTCCTGGCTTCCTGTAAAGAGTACCCTTCTTATACTATCCTGTTGCTTCTGTTTTTCTTTCAATCTGAAGGCCCAGATTACAGATGATAAAGCGAATGATTTTGCCAAGGCAGATAGTATGGCTGCTCTGTATCCCAATCATTCGCTTATCAACTTAAAAGAACTGGCAGATAAACTCACCAAACCTCTGGATACGGATGTAGATAAGTTCAGAGCTATTTTCAGATGGGTATGTGACAACATTGAAAGCGACTATAGCTTCTATGTAAAAAATAAAGCGAAACGGGAAAAACTAAATGATAAACCGGAAGAACTTGAGCAGTGGAATAAACAATCCAATCCTTATTTCTTCCGACGACTACTGCATGATCATAAGACCATTTGCTCCGGCTATGCGTATCTGGTTAAAGAACTCTGTTTTCAGGCAGGTATTACCTGCAAAATAATAGATGGTTATGGACGAACCGTTGATGCAAACATTGGTGGTACAGGCATACCCAATCATTCCTGGAATGCCGTGTATCTTGCCAACCAATGGTATCTCTGTGACGCCACCTGGTCTAGTGGGGTGATTGATTCGGAACAAAAACAATTTATCTCTCAATTTGATGAAGCCTATTTCCTGGCTCCTCCGGCATTGTTTGTTCGCAATCATTATCCGTTGGATACCGCCTGGACTTTGCTGAAAGAAAAACCGACGTTACACCAATTCCTAAATGGTCCTCTCATTTATAAAAAACTATTTTCATATAATGCTTCACCTGTTTACCCGGAAACGTTTACTGCTACAGCCACAAAAGGAGAAAAGTTCTCTTTTCGTTTTAATAAAGGAAGCGGTCTGGAAATAAAAAAAGTAGAGCTACAGCTTGTACAGGGCAGCCGAACAATTTCTGTCTATCCGAAACTATACACAGACGCTGAAGGACTTACTACAATAGATTATGTCTTTACCCACAAAGGAACGTATGTAGTACACATACTTTTTAATGGAGATTATGTAGTTACTTATACAGTTACTGTTTCAAGCAAATAG
- the aroC gene encoding chorismate synthase, with translation MNSYGKAFRITTFGESHGAGIGVIIDGCPAGLTIDTDFIQQELNRRKPGQSRITTQRREKDEFQILSGVFEGKTQGTPIAMVIMNEDQRSHDYSHIAEQFRPSHADYTYQAKYGTRDYRGGGRSSARETAARVAAGAVAKLLLAQLGVKIEAYVSKVGKLALEKHYSELNIALAEENAVRCPDPETAQKMFDLIDATRKNGDSIGGIVTCVIKGTPVGWGEPVFDKLHAELGKAMLGINAVKGFEYGSGFEGASWYGSQHNDAFYTDEQGNVHTRTNYSGGIQGGISNGEDIYFNVAFKPVATIMQDQESIDLHGNVVTVTGKGRHDPCVVPRAVPIVESMAALVLADFYLRNRSARV, from the coding sequence ATGAATTCTTACGGTAAAGCTTTCCGAATTACAACATTTGGTGAATCACATGGAGCAGGAATTGGAGTGATTATTGACGGCTGCCCAGCCGGATTAACCATCGATACTGATTTCATTCAGCAGGAACTAAACCGACGCAAACCTGGTCAGAGTCGTATTACTACACAACGCCGCGAAAAAGACGAATTTCAGATATTGTCAGGTGTATTTGAAGGAAAAACGCAAGGAACACCTATTGCCATGGTGATCATGAACGAAGATCAGCGGAGCCATGATTACTCACACATTGCCGAGCAGTTTCGTCCCAGCCATGCTGACTATACCTATCAAGCTAAATATGGCACACGCGATTACAGAGGCGGCGGACGCAGTTCAGCCCGTGAAACAGCAGCCCGTGTAGCGGCTGGTGCTGTCGCCAAACTGCTTTTAGCACAGCTGGGAGTTAAGATTGAGGCATATGTAAGCAAAGTAGGTAAGCTGGCTCTGGAAAAACATTACTCTGAATTGAATATCGCACTGGCAGAAGAAAATGCAGTTCGTTGCCCTGATCCGGAAACTGCTCAGAAGATGTTTGATCTGATTGATGCGACTCGTAAGAATGGAGATTCTATTGGAGGTATTGTAACGTGTGTGATCAAAGGAACGCCTGTAGGTTGGGGAGAACCAGTTTTTGATAAACTACATGCAGAGCTAGGCAAAGCTATGTTGGGAATTAATGCAGTGAAAGGATTTGAATATGGTAGTGGATTTGAAGGAGCATCCTGGTATGGCTCACAGCATAATGATGCCTTTTATACAGATGAACAGGGGAATGTGCATACACGCACCAATTACTCAGGAGGTATACAAGGTGGAATTAGTAATGGAGAAGATATTTACTTCAATGTAGCATTTAAACCTGTTGCTACTATTATGCAGGATCAGGAAAGTATTGATTTGCATGGCAATGTGGTAACTGTCACAGGCAAAGGCCGCCATGATCCGTGTGTAGTACCACGAGCGGTACCTATTGTTGAATCTATGGCAGCACTGGTACTTGCCGACTTTTATCTTCGAAACAGATCAGCCAGGGTATAA
- a CDS encoding M48 family metallopeptidase has protein sequence MSLFYPPSPQNVPPSLTQPSKAYAANIGKVMVGIVLFILLYILLLVASVFMLYYGVIVGLFIISLRVNLLTIGAGGGIVALTVMFCWFLIKFIFKTRHNENPQRVEIFEKDYPELFAFIYQVATDVKAPKPKSVFLSPDVNACVFYNSSFLSLFFPVSKNLEIGLGLVNSLNISEFKAVLAHEFGHFSQRSMKLGSYTYTVNHILYDLIYEYDNWDATLVKWAEVGGVFSWFAVITFRLVQGVRWILRKAFEQINLAYMSLSREMEYHADSIAVSLAGSKAISSALRRIEFGSSAYQSTIHQLNRLAEEKIHTNNAFVNHKGMIAYLANAFQLQQVDNLPVITDEMLKKHTQASRVYIKDQWASHPSLSEREANIFRAPVDTVIDQQSPWVLFGNVEAIQQRLTKLLYSTEISEAEKGEEKQADEAQQMIVDYIQKEQPDPMYNDYYDNRYLELFDVETSLQNTTLSVPSTINKLFTDEIKEKITSYNNNRNDLDILANLRDGHTQARTFDFDGKKYHVSDSNHLFTQLEQEVQEQQQWMQRQDETVFRFYYLKALEQSQEQADVYKQAMKNHLELQTFFRKLMDFRSRLQMVQYWASLQQHWVEDNFNQLKQETISLHGNLEQILLDSEKLVQPAPNPNQFTLRTQLLQEPLTNVLTDFTGEVYNQFIHQSYDILGKGSEMFDQSFKHLMTVQKDILNQSEVSA, from the coding sequence ATGTCTCTGTTTTACCCACCCTCTCCTCAGAATGTTCCCCCTTCATTGACACAACCATCCAAAGCCTATGCTGCCAATATTGGCAAAGTAATGGTAGGTATTGTGCTCTTTATCTTACTATACATTCTTCTACTTGTAGCCTCTGTCTTTATGCTCTATTATGGAGTTATAGTAGGCCTTTTTATCATTTCCCTACGCGTTAATTTACTAACCATAGGGGCTGGTGGGGGTATAGTAGCCTTAACCGTTATGTTCTGCTGGTTTCTGATTAAGTTCATCTTTAAAACCCGACACAACGAAAATCCTCAACGGGTAGAAATTTTTGAAAAAGACTATCCTGAGTTATTCGCCTTTATTTATCAGGTGGCTACCGATGTGAAAGCACCTAAACCCAAAAGTGTGTTTTTGAGTCCGGACGTTAACGCTTGTGTGTTTTACAACTCCAGCTTTTTAAGCCTGTTTTTTCCTGTGTCAAAAAATCTTGAAATAGGTTTAGGACTGGTAAATTCACTAAATATAAGTGAGTTCAAGGCTGTATTAGCTCACGAGTTTGGTCATTTTTCACAACGTAGTATGAAGCTGGGTAGCTATACATACACTGTCAATCACATTCTGTATGATTTGATCTATGAATATGATAACTGGGATGCTACGCTTGTCAAGTGGGCAGAGGTTGGAGGTGTATTCAGTTGGTTCGCAGTTATTACGTTCCGTCTGGTTCAGGGCGTTCGCTGGATTTTACGCAAGGCATTTGAACAAATAAATCTGGCCTATATGAGCCTGTCGCGGGAAATGGAATACCATGCAGATTCAATAGCTGTTAGCCTGGCAGGTTCGAAAGCCATCAGTAGTGCATTACGTAGAATAGAATTTGGTAGTTCGGCTTATCAATCCACCATACATCAACTAAACCGTCTGGCAGAGGAGAAAATTCATACTAACAATGCCTTTGTGAATCACAAAGGTATGATTGCTTATCTGGCAAATGCATTTCAACTACAACAGGTTGACAATCTTCCGGTTATCACTGACGAAATGCTGAAAAAACATACCCAGGCATCACGTGTGTATATCAAAGACCAATGGGCTTCACACCCAAGCTTATCAGAACGGGAAGCCAATATCTTCAGAGCACCTGTAGATACGGTCATTGACCAACAATCTCCCTGGGTTCTGTTTGGCAACGTAGAAGCCATTCAACAAAGACTAACCAAATTGCTGTATAGCACAGAAATTTCTGAAGCAGAAAAGGGCGAAGAAAAGCAGGCAGATGAAGCTCAGCAAATGATTGTGGACTATATACAGAAGGAACAGCCCGATCCAATGTATAATGATTATTATGACAATCGCTATCTGGAATTATTTGATGTAGAGACATCATTACAAAACACAACATTGTCTGTACCTTCCACTATCAACAAACTCTTTACTGACGAAATAAAAGAGAAGATAACTTCATACAACAATAACCGAAACGACCTGGATATACTAGCCAATCTACGTGATGGTCATACACAAGCCCGCACCTTTGATTTTGATGGAAAGAAATACCACGTTTCTGACAGTAACCATTTATTTACTCAATTAGAGCAGGAGGTACAAGAGCAGCAACAATGGATGCAGCGTCAGGATGAAACTGTATTCCGATTTTATTATCTCAAAGCATTAGAGCAATCTCAGGAACAAGCCGATGTATACAAACAGGCCATGAAGAATCATCTGGAGCTGCAGACTTTCTTTCGGAAACTGATGGATTTTCGCTCCCGATTACAAATGGTACAGTACTGGGCATCATTGCAACAACACTGGGTAGAAGATAACTTCAATCAACTCAAACAAGAAACGATTTCACTGCACGGCAATCTGGAACAAATACTGCTGGATTCAGAAAAACTGGTTCAGCCTGCACCCAATCCCAACCAGTTTACGTTGCGCACACAACTGCTTCAAGAGCCTCTGACGAATGTACTTACTGACTTTACAGGAGAGGTGTACAATCAGTTTATACATCAATCCTATGATATACTGGGCAAAGGCAGTGAAATGTTTGACCAATCATTCAAGCATCTGATGACTGTACAGAAAGATATTCTCAACCAATCTGAGGTTTCAGCTTAA
- a CDS encoding carboxypeptidase-like regulatory domain-containing protein, with translation MKNMISLSVANPCTEKWEHFTPTSQGGFCSSCSKNVIDFTQMSDQEVLDFFKNKPAYTCGRFRPDQLKTYVVKNRSVTRPRRSLVQAGALGLLLLFAGKHSYSQNLAEKTFTSVQLPQEHTEKDISDNPGHTIGGIVKGDNNEPLPGVSIVLKGSSIGTSTDATGRFQFPKDLKEGDVLIFSFIGYEMREYVITKNIPTTFEMTLSLDIVPLMGAVAVDNHYQAKPSGLSNFWQKVKSIF, from the coding sequence ATGAAAAATATGATCTCCTTATCTGTCGCCAATCCATGTACTGAAAAATGGGAACATTTTACACCTACCTCTCAGGGTGGCTTCTGTAGTTCCTGTAGTAAAAACGTAATTGATTTTACCCAAATGAGTGATCAGGAGGTACTGGATTTTTTCAAAAACAAACCTGCTTACACCTGTGGCCGCTTCCGCCCGGATCAGTTGAAAACCTATGTCGTAAAAAATCGGTCTGTTACACGTCCCCGCCGAAGCCTGGTTCAGGCTGGAGCTTTGGGTTTACTATTGCTTTTTGCAGGTAAGCACAGTTATTCTCAAAACCTGGCAGAAAAAACATTTACATCTGTTCAGTTACCACAAGAACATACAGAAAAAGACATCTCAGATAATCCTGGTCATACGATAGGAGGTATAGTAAAAGGAGATAATAATGAACCTCTTCCTGGAGTAAGTATCGTTCTGAAGGGTTCCTCCATTGGTACATCAACAGATGCAACAGGAAGGTTTCAGTTTCCAAAAGACTTAAAAGAAGGAGATGTTTTGATTTTTAGCTTTATTGGATATGAAATGCGGGAATATGTTATCACTAAAAATATACCAACTACATTTGAAATGACTTTATCTCTTGATATTGTTCCGTTAATGGGTGCAGTAGCTGTAGATAATCATTATCAAGCTAAACCTTCTGGTCTGAGTAACTTCTGGCAAAAGGTAAAGTCTATATTCTGA
- a CDS encoding glycoside hydrolase family 172 protein, protein MKSISYLLGLACFLCVSSFTYGQKFNGLDTHMGNLYRTSDAKTRSISPENFTGEKGKGGMATEGTGKHASQDLGQGWKVSPSVEIKSKTTFTLAEITGQGAIQHIWMTPTGKWRYSILRIYWDDEKEPSVEVPVGDFFCMGWQQYAPITSLAVAVNPGSAFNCYWTMPFRKKCRITMENIANESMMLYYQIDYTLTDIPDDAAYFHAQFRRVNPLPYKQVYTLLDGVKGKGQYVGTYIAWGVNSNGWWGEGEMKFYMDGDKDFPTVNGTGLEDYFCGSYNFDNKGKYQEFSSPYTGLHQVIRPDGLYQSQQRFGMYRWHITDPIRFDKDLRVTVQALGWRDGGRYLPLKDDISSTVFWYQTEPHATFPKLPTKDELEVN, encoded by the coding sequence ATGAAAAGCATTTCGTATCTTCTAGGGCTTGCCTGTTTTCTTTGTGTGTCCTCTTTTACTTATGGACAGAAATTTAATGGACTTGATACACATATGGGAAACTTGTACCGTACATCTGATGCCAAGACCCGATCTATCAGCCCAGAGAATTTTACAGGAGAAAAAGGTAAGGGAGGAATGGCTACAGAAGGTACAGGAAAGCATGCGTCGCAAGATCTGGGACAAGGCTGGAAGGTAAGTCCCAGTGTGGAGATAAAAAGCAAGACTACCTTTACACTAGCAGAAATAACAGGGCAAGGAGCTATACAACATATCTGGATGACGCCAACAGGCAAGTGGCGCTATTCTATCTTACGTATCTACTGGGATGATGAAAAAGAGCCTTCTGTAGAGGTTCCTGTCGGAGATTTCTTCTGCATGGGATGGCAGCAGTATGCACCCATTACGTCACTGGCTGTAGCGGTAAATCCGGGAAGTGCGTTTAACTGCTACTGGACTATGCCTTTTCGTAAAAAATGTCGGATTACGATGGAGAACATTGCCAATGAATCCATGATGTTATATTATCAGATTGATTATACCCTTACAGATATTCCGGATGATGCAGCATACTTTCATGCACAGTTTCGTAGGGTGAATCCCCTACCCTACAAGCAGGTATATACTCTGTTGGATGGTGTAAAAGGCAAAGGGCAATATGTGGGGACATACATAGCCTGGGGTGTAAATAGCAATGGCTGGTGGGGCGAAGGAGAAATGAAGTTTTATATGGATGGGGATAAAGATTTTCCTACTGTCAATGGAACCGGACTGGAAGATTATTTCTGTGGTTCCTATAACTTTGATAATAAAGGAAAATACCAGGAGTTCTCATCTCCTTATACAGGCCTGCATCAGGTAATCCGACCTGATGGATTGTATCAATCTCAGCAACGGTTTGGTATGTACCGCTGGCATATTACAGATCCGATTCGGTTTGATAAAGATCTTAGGGTAACTGTACAAGCACTGGGATGGAGAGATGGCGGGCGTTATCTACCATTAAAGGATGATATCTCATCGACTGTGTTCTGGTATCAGACGGAGCCGCATGCCACTTTTCCGAAACTACCTACCAAGGATGAACTGGAAGTGAATTAG
- a CDS encoding S9 family peptidase — protein sequence MKKYLSLLVWWIGLQLVAQDNLTYQTPPKAIADLINAPTTPRVSIDTKGNWMLIMQTASYPGIAELAEPELRIAGLRINPRNNGPSRMSYLTGLSLKNIRTGKDMPVTGLPQNPLISNVSWSPDDSQIAFCVTEGENIQLYVLDVATAAAHKVTTTRINSVLTTPFIWLSDNTHLLVLSVPDTRGALPEAPKVPSGPIVQENLGKKAPSRTYQDLLKSPYDEALFDYYATAQLTRINVKTAAVEKLGKPALIQNYQPSPDGKYILFQTYHKPYSYLVTVRLFPHKIELLDSKANLVKQLADVPLADNIPIGFSATRTGQREHNWRSDAPATLYWIEAQDNGDPKNDVPVRDKVFTLSAPFTGNADELASTKLRFDGIRWGNDNLALVSESWWSTRKEITTILNPKTKATTVLFDRSYEDTYNNPGSPELTKNQYGRYVLEIVDNNLIMTGQGASPEGDRPFVDLLSLSTKKSTRLWRSAAPYYEVPVAILDLKKQVLLTRRESLTENPNYFIRNLKARIAPIAVTQFAHPYPQMKDVQKQLLKYKRADGVELSATLYLPAGYKKEDGPLPTLMEAYPTEFKSKDAAGQVTGSPYQFTYIYWGSPVFWATQGYAIMENASIPIVGEGTKEPNDTYIEQLVAGAKGAIDEGVRLGVVDAKRVGVMGHSYGAFMTANLLSHSNLFKAGIARSGAYNRTLTPFGFQAEERTYWQAPDVYFNMSPFSSADKIKTPILLIHGEADNNPGTFPIQSERYYNAIKGHGGTARYVVLPYESHGYRGKESILHMLWEMDKWLDTYVKKAAVN from the coding sequence ATGAAAAAATATCTATCTCTCCTGGTATGGTGGATAGGGCTTCAGCTTGTTGCTCAGGATAACCTTACCTACCAAACCCCACCTAAAGCTATTGCGGATCTGATCAATGCACCTACTACTCCACGTGTCAGTATTGACACCAAGGGAAACTGGATGCTGATCATGCAGACAGCCAGTTATCCGGGAATAGCAGAGCTGGCAGAACCGGAGCTTCGTATTGCAGGCCTGCGGATCAATCCCCGTAACAATGGACCAAGCCGGATGAGTTATCTGACAGGTCTTTCGTTGAAAAACATTCGTACAGGAAAGGATATGCCAGTAACAGGACTGCCTCAGAATCCGCTTATCTCTAATGTAAGCTGGTCACCGGATGACTCCCAGATTGCGTTTTGTGTAACAGAAGGAGAAAATATTCAGTTGTATGTACTGGATGTAGCTACTGCCGCCGCCCACAAAGTAACAACTACACGAATCAACAGTGTATTAACTACTCCATTTATATGGTTATCAGATAATACACATCTTCTGGTTCTGTCTGTGCCTGATACCAGAGGCGCACTACCCGAAGCCCCCAAAGTGCCTAGCGGTCCCATTGTACAGGAGAACCTCGGCAAAAAAGCCCCTTCCCGTACCTATCAGGATCTGCTGAAAAGCCCTTATGACGAAGCCTTATTTGATTATTATGCTACCGCACAACTTACCAGAATTAATGTTAAAACGGCTGCTGTCGAAAAGCTGGGTAAACCTGCTCTTATTCAGAATTATCAGCCTTCTCCAGATGGAAAATATATTCTATTTCAGACCTATCACAAACCGTATTCTTATCTGGTAACAGTACGGTTATTTCCTCACAAAATAGAGCTACTGGATAGCAAGGCCAATCTGGTAAAACAACTGGCCGATGTACCACTGGCCGACAATATCCCTATTGGTTTCAGTGCTACCCGTACAGGACAACGTGAACACAACTGGCGCAGTGATGCTCCGGCAACGCTATACTGGATTGAAGCACAGGACAATGGCGACCCTAAAAACGACGTTCCTGTCAGAGATAAAGTATTTACACTATCTGCTCCGTTTACAGGCAATGCGGACGAACTAGCCTCAACCAAACTTCGCTTTGATGGCATTCGCTGGGGAAATGATAATCTGGCCTTAGTAAGTGAAAGCTGGTGGTCTACCCGTAAAGAGATAACCACAATCCTGAATCCTAAAACCAAAGCAACGACTGTTCTTTTTGACCGTTCGTATGAAGATACCTACAATAATCCCGGTTCGCCTGAATTAACTAAAAACCAGTATGGCCGCTATGTACTGGAAATTGTAGATAATAACTTAATCATGACTGGACAAGGTGCGTCACCGGAAGGAGATCGCCCGTTTGTCGATTTACTTAGTTTGAGCACGAAGAAAAGTACTCGCCTGTGGCGTTCTGCAGCGCCCTATTATGAAGTACCTGTAGCTATTCTGGATCTCAAAAAACAGGTATTATTGACTCGTCGCGAATCACTGACAGAAAACCCCAACTACTTTATACGCAACCTGAAAGCCCGTATAGCCCCTATAGCTGTTACTCAGTTCGCACACCCTTATCCGCAGATGAAAGATGTACAGAAACAGTTGCTCAAATACAAACGTGCCGATGGTGTGGAACTATCCGCTACTCTATATCTGCCAGCAGGTTATAAGAAAGAAGATGGTCCGCTGCCTACACTGATGGAAGCTTACCCTACAGAATTTAAAAGCAAAGATGCAGCCGGACAAGTAACCGGATCACCTTATCAGTTTACCTATATCTACTGGGGCTCACCTGTATTCTGGGCCACTCAAGGGTATGCTATCATGGAAAATGCGTCTATTCCTATTGTAGGAGAAGGGACTAAAGAACCCAATGACACCTATATTGAACAACTCGTTGCCGGAGCCAAAGGAGCCATTGACGAAGGAGTCCGGTTAGGTGTGGTAGATGCCAAACGTGTAGGAGTAATGGGACACTCTTATGGTGCCTTTATGACTGCCAATCTACTATCACACAGCAATCTCTTTAAAGCAGGAATTGCACGAAGCGGAGCTTACAACCGTACACTGACACCATTTGGATTTCAGGCAGAAGAAAGAACCTACTGGCAGGCACCAGATGTATATTTTAATATGTCACCATTCAGTTCTGCCGATAAAATCAAGACCCCTATACTGCTGATTCATGGAGAAGCGGATAATAATCCAGGAACTTTTCCGATTCAGAGTGAACGGTATTACAACGCCATCAAAGGCCATGGAGGCACTGCCCGTTATGTAGTGCTTCCCTATGAGAGTCATGGGTATCGTGGCAAAGAATCTATTCTTCATATGTTGTGGGAAATGGATAAATGGCTGGATACGTATGTAAAGAAAGCAGCCGTTAACTAA